Proteins co-encoded in one Ensifer sp. PDNC004 genomic window:
- a CDS encoding autotransporter domain-containing protein, protein MRQRGHDLRGVRAFARLTQPLRLATAILLCGTSLTLSAAEARAADDSMKILTLNTWLDRFKANPSVMSDFFIKGNYDILTFQEFRANSTYARDIPGILKNAGLGTYATRQDSDTGVFSRLPGTFGASTLGDIVTYTVVDPTVSKPQVVVGTTHLNYYDPATTRISEAKGINQWAKGETRPIILTGDFNAGDVSERGLHSVSQQELLLKTYVKSPSNSFYLSLLRDYAKDQQKLDAYIAEWKGKSASAINASTVPSGLFADEMYPVAGNLPQTMNILKKQFQILQLPNEREQFSPHALNDGSVTWPSHGEDATNTWASWHRVKIDHFLASRPFGKWWTLADDPKDPYSGVITDVSYVNNPDGSKTPLSDHEPVAHTVRWIGPVLQNYTDPATSAAKTRIVWDDEASTFAEKGGVFNLSRNNMRNDVYLGQIADENGLPILTGLTDQEKKTLLDCRSTDARFQQAIRDYCIDDHSFIGETLVTDGGTVVVEEDAALGSAAAKLRLDGGALRIAGRDMHQINRDIVLEAGGGSLDVADAANVVAVNKAISGSGGLTKLGAGALVLNGQNTYTGATVVKSGLLSVQGSIASSSGLTIEKEGAIGGIGTFGSITIAEGGVIAPGNSVGTLNVTGDISFAAGSTYQVEANDKGESDKIIASGKATLNGGSVLALAANGSYAPQTSYTILTAAGGVTGTFADVASSLVFLDPTLGYDANSVTLTLSRNDIRFADVTETANQRATAIAAESLGFSNAAYSALTNLDRAQARFAFGQLSGEIHASTKGMLLQDGLLLNAAATNRIRAAFGDDSTKATPVLAYGEGGIESVAADTARFAFWSQAFGTWGDTDSNGNAAGFQRNVGGFLMGADGLVGDNWRAGLFGGYSRSTFDVVDRRSSGDSDNYHIGAYAGTGLGALSLTAGATYSWHRMETNRSVAFGGFDDSLSAAYDARTAQIFGEASYAASAGRFDFEGFANLAYLNLDTDGFRENGGAAALSGRSDNTDTTFTTIGVRTSTDVSFGETAAVLSGTVGWRHAFGDVVPTSTLAFAGGQGFTVGGAPIARDAALVEAGIDVKIAPTATFGVNYTGQIASGVSDHGVNAKLKVSF, encoded by the coding sequence ATGAGACAACGTGGACACGACCTCCGCGGGGTGCGGGCTTTCGCGCGCCTTACGCAACCGTTGCGCCTGGCGACGGCGATCCTTCTGTGCGGCACGAGCCTGACGCTTTCGGCGGCCGAGGCGCGCGCCGCCGACGACAGCATGAAGATCCTGACGCTGAACACCTGGTTGGACCGCTTCAAGGCCAACCCGAGCGTCATGTCGGACTTCTTCATCAAGGGGAACTACGACATCCTGACCTTCCAGGAGTTCCGCGCCAACAGCACCTACGCGCGGGACATCCCGGGCATCCTGAAGAATGCCGGTCTCGGAACCTACGCCACCCGCCAGGACAGCGATACCGGCGTGTTCTCGCGCCTGCCCGGCACCTTCGGCGCCAGCACACTCGGCGACATCGTGACCTATACGGTGGTCGATCCGACCGTCAGCAAGCCGCAGGTGGTCGTCGGCACCACCCACCTCAATTATTACGACCCGGCGACGACGCGCATCAGCGAGGCCAAGGGCATCAACCAGTGGGCCAAGGGCGAGACGCGGCCGATCATCCTCACCGGCGACTTCAATGCCGGCGACGTCTCGGAACGCGGCCTGCATTCGGTCAGCCAGCAGGAATTGCTGCTGAAGACCTATGTCAAAAGCCCAAGCAACAGCTTCTATCTGAGCCTCCTGCGCGACTACGCCAAGGACCAGCAGAAGCTCGACGCCTATATCGCCGAGTGGAAGGGCAAGAGCGCTTCGGCGATCAACGCCTCGACGGTGCCGTCAGGCCTCTTTGCCGACGAGATGTATCCGGTTGCCGGCAACTTGCCGCAGACGATGAACATCCTGAAGAAGCAGTTCCAGATCCTGCAGCTTCCGAACGAGCGCGAACAGTTCTCGCCGCATGCTCTGAACGACGGCAGCGTCACCTGGCCGTCGCACGGCGAGGACGCCACCAACACCTGGGCGAGCTGGCACCGGGTGAAGATCGACCACTTCCTGGCGTCGCGTCCTTTCGGCAAGTGGTGGACGCTCGCCGACGATCCGAAGGATCCCTATTCCGGCGTCATCACAGACGTCAGCTACGTCAACAATCCGGATGGATCGAAGACGCCGCTTTCGGATCATGAGCCGGTTGCGCACACGGTGCGCTGGATTGGCCCGGTGCTGCAGAACTACACGGATCCGGCGACCTCGGCGGCAAAGACCCGCATTGTCTGGGATGACGAAGCGTCGACCTTTGCCGAGAAGGGTGGGGTGTTCAACCTCAGCCGCAACAACATGCGCAACGACGTCTATCTCGGCCAGATCGCCGACGAAAACGGGCTGCCGATCCTTACCGGCCTGACCGACCAGGAAAAGAAGACGCTGCTCGATTGCAGGAGCACCGACGCCCGCTTCCAGCAGGCGATCCGCGACTATTGCATCGACGATCACTCCTTTATCGGCGAAACGCTGGTGACCGACGGCGGTACCGTTGTGGTCGAAGAGGATGCAGCCCTCGGCAGCGCAGCGGCGAAGCTCCGGCTCGACGGCGGTGCGCTCCGGATCGCCGGCCGCGACATGCACCAGATCAACCGCGATATCGTGCTCGAAGCGGGCGGCGGTTCGCTCGACGTGGCGGACGCTGCCAACGTCGTTGCCGTCAACAAGGCGATCAGCGGCAGCGGCGGTCTCACCAAGCTCGGCGCCGGCGCGCTCGTGCTCAACGGCCAGAACACCTATACCGGCGCGACCGTGGTCAAGTCCGGCCTGCTCTCGGTGCAAGGGTCGATCGCCTCGTCTTCGGGGCTCACCATCGAAAAGGAGGGCGCCATCGGCGGCATCGGTACGTTCGGCAGCATCACGATTGCCGAGGGCGGCGTGATCGCGCCCGGCAATTCGGTCGGTACGCTCAACGTTACCGGTGATATCAGTTTCGCGGCGGGCTCCACCTATCAGGTCGAAGCCAACGACAAGGGTGAAAGCGACAAGATCATCGCGTCAGGCAAGGCGACGCTCAACGGCGGCTCGGTCCTGGCGCTTGCGGCCAATGGCAGCTATGCGCCGCAAACCAGCTACACGATCCTGACGGCGGCCGGCGGCGTGACCGGTACCTTTGCCGACGTCGCATCGAGCCTCGTCTTCCTCGACCCTACGCTCGGCTATGACGCCAACAGCGTGACGCTGACGCTCAGCCGCAACGATATCCGCTTCGCAGATGTCACCGAGACCGCCAACCAGCGGGCAACGGCGATCGCGGCCGAAAGCCTCGGCTTCTCCAATGCCGCCTATTCGGCGCTCACCAACCTCGACCGCGCACAGGCGCGTTTTGCCTTCGGCCAGCTCTCGGGCGAGATCCATGCCTCGACCAAGGGCATGCTGCTGCAGGACGGTCTGCTTCTGAACGCGGCAGCCACCAACCGCATCCGTGCGGCCTTCGGCGATGACAGCACCAAGGCGACGCCGGTGCTCGCCTATGGCGAAGGCGGCATCGAAAGCGTTGCGGCCGATACTGCGCGCTTCGCCTTCTGGAGCCAGGCCTTCGGCACCTGGGGCGATACGGACAGCAACGGCAATGCGGCGGGCTTCCAGCGCAATGTCGGTGGTTTCCTCATGGGCGCGGACGGTCTTGTCGGTGACAACTGGCGCGCCGGCCTCTTTGGCGGCTACAGCCGCTCGACCTTCGACGTGGTCGATCGTCGTTCCTCGGGAGACAGCGACAACTACCATATCGGCGCCTATGCCGGGACCGGGCTTGGCGCGCTGTCGCTGACGGCGGGTGCGACCTATAGCTGGCACCGCATGGAAACGAACCGCAGCGTAGCCTTCGGCGGTTTCGACGATAGCCTGTCGGCAGCCTATGATGCCCGCACCGCCCAGATCTTCGGCGAGGCGAGCTATGCGGCAAGTGCCGGTCGCTTCGATTTCGAGGGCTTCGCCAACCTCGCCTATCTCAACCTCGACACGGACGGTTTCCGTGAAAATGGGGGAGCAGCGGCGCTCTCGGGCCGCTCGGACAACACCGACACGACCTTTACGACGATCGGCGTGCGTACGTCGACCGACGTGTCCTTCGGCGAAACGGCGGCGGTTCTCAGCGGCACGGTCGGCTGGCGCCATGCATTCGGCGATGTCGTGCCGACCTCGACGCTCGCCTTTGCCGGCGGTCAGGGCTTTACGGTCGGCGGCGCGCCGATCGCCCGGGATGCCGCACTCGTCGAAGCCGGTATCGACGTCAAGATCGCTCCGACCGCGACCTTTGGCGTCAACTACACCGGCCAGATCGCCTCCGGCGTTTCCGACCACGGCGTCAACGCCAAGCTGAAGGTGAGCTTCTAA
- a CDS encoding DeoR/GlpR family DNA-binding transcription regulator, producing MRVMDDRDIAGGDKKARRQAQLLSHLETNHYISIEEITGLFGVTTQTARRDIMALEQEGKVRRLHGGATIATPVDPNIYRQRRIDNAELKERIGQLTAELVADGAAVFLDTGTTCEAVARGLLKRRDLRVVTYSLRVATTLSESSSFAVAVPGGFVRQVDAGVFREETADYIRKFKFDVAIISVSGIDQDGDIGDDDHAEVAAVSAAMRQAERVILAVDSSKFGRRALVRLASLADIDALVTDRLPDEQIVALLREHGVSVHC from the coding sequence ATGAGGGTGATGGACGATCGGGATATTGCGGGTGGGGACAAGAAGGCGCGCCGGCAAGCGCAGCTTCTCAGCCACCTCGAAACGAACCACTATATTTCGATCGAGGAAATTACCGGCCTGTTCGGCGTCACCACCCAGACGGCGCGCCGCGATATCATGGCGCTCGAACAGGAGGGCAAGGTGCGGCGCCTCCACGGCGGCGCGACCATTGCGACCCCGGTTGATCCCAACATCTACCGCCAGCGGCGCATCGACAACGCGGAGTTGAAGGAGCGCATCGGGCAACTGACCGCGGAGCTTGTTGCCGACGGCGCTGCCGTGTTTCTCGACACCGGCACGACCTGCGAGGCGGTGGCGCGCGGCCTGCTCAAGCGCCGCGACCTGCGCGTCGTCACCTACAGCCTGCGCGTCGCGACCACGCTCAGCGAAAGCAGCAGCTTTGCCGTTGCCGTGCCCGGCGGCTTCGTGCGCCAGGTAGATGCCGGCGTGTTCCGCGAGGAGACCGCCGACTACATCCGCAAATTCAAGTTCGACGTCGCCATCATCTCCGTCAGCGGCATCGACCAGGACGGCGATATCGGCGACGACGACCATGCCGAAGTCGCCGCTGTCTCGGCCGCCATGCGCCAGGCCGAGCGCGTCATTCTCGCCGTCGACAGCAGCAAGTTCGGACGGCGCGCGCTGGTACGGCTGGCATCGCTTGCCGATATCGATGCGCTGGTCACGGACCGGCTGCCCGACGAACAGATCGTCGCCCTGCTGCGCGAGCACGGCGTCAGCGTTCATTGCTAG
- a CDS encoding NrsF family protein encodes MDTNDLIKALAADNRRPGLPMNTVWPAVAIGALVLAGVAFSILLGPRPDIAAAAETVRFLFKFVVTIALAAAAFAAMRVAAWPDADPRRLVPFLGIAPLLVAGGVLFELLAVPPDAWATKLVGTNYLVCMTFIPLIGIAPLGLFLVALRHGAPSRPGFAGALAGLAAGGIAATFYAAHCPDDSPLFVATWYTIAVMILTVLGALGGRWAVRW; translated from the coding sequence ATGGATACGAACGACCTCATCAAGGCTCTCGCAGCGGACAATCGGCGACCCGGTCTGCCGATGAACACCGTATGGCCCGCTGTGGCGATCGGCGCGCTCGTCCTTGCCGGTGTCGCGTTTTCGATCCTGCTCGGCCCGCGGCCGGATATCGCCGCTGCTGCCGAGACGGTTCGGTTCCTGTTCAAGTTCGTGGTGACGATCGCGCTCGCTGCGGCTGCCTTTGCGGCCATGCGCGTTGCCGCCTGGCCCGATGCGGACCCGCGCCGGCTGGTGCCTTTTCTTGGCATCGCGCCGCTGCTCGTTGCCGGTGGCGTACTGTTCGAGCTTCTTGCCGTGCCACCTGACGCCTGGGCGACGAAACTCGTCGGAACCAATTATCTGGTGTGCATGACCTTCATTCCGCTGATCGGCATTGCGCCCCTAGGACTGTTCCTTGTCGCTCTGCGCCATGGCGCGCCGTCGCGCCCCGGCTTTGCCGGCGCCCTGGCAGGGCTTGCAGCCGGCGGCATTGCCGCGACCTTCTACGCCGCCCACTGCCCGGACGATTCGCCACTCTTCGTCGCGACCTGGTACACGATCGCAGTCATGATACTGACGGTGCTTGGGGCGTTGGGCGGCCGCTGGGCCGTGCGCTGGTAG
- a CDS encoding sigma-70 family RNA polymerase sigma factor: MSGADDEHLAGLLRAAVAGDEKAYADFLRDAAQVIRGWARRWTIGGGVDAEDVVQEALLAVHVKRHTWREDAPVMPWLHAVARHKYVDAVRRQARRPTVGIEGLEETLPSVETETARDWEIGRALEGLAPGQRSVVSAISVEGFTVAETAQKLDMNETAVRVALHRGLAAIARRFGRN, encoded by the coding sequence GTGAGCGGCGCGGACGACGAACATCTCGCAGGGCTCCTTCGCGCGGCCGTGGCCGGCGACGAGAAGGCCTATGCCGACTTCCTGCGGGACGCGGCACAGGTGATCCGTGGCTGGGCCCGGCGCTGGACCATCGGCGGCGGCGTCGATGCGGAGGACGTCGTGCAGGAGGCGCTGCTGGCGGTGCACGTAAAACGTCATACCTGGCGGGAGGACGCACCCGTCATGCCGTGGCTGCATGCCGTCGCCCGGCACAAATACGTGGATGCCGTGCGCCGGCAGGCCCGCCGCCCGACGGTGGGCATCGAGGGGCTCGAAGAGACGCTGCCGAGCGTCGAAACCGAGACGGCCAGGGATTGGGAGATCGGCCGGGCGCTGGAGGGGCTCGCTCCGGGCCAGCGTTCGGTGGTCAGTGCGATCTCGGTCGAGGGGTTCACCGTGGCCGAGACGGCGCAGAAACTGGACATGAACGAAACGGCGGTTCGGGTGGCGCTGCACCGCGGCCTTGCTGCAATCGCCCGCCGATTTGGACGAAACTGA
- a CDS encoding DUF2282 domain-containing protein: MSTKSTISTAMLAGAVAAALSSLATAAPLTEAQVKSAMDAGKEKCFGVALKGQNDCAAGPGTTCQATSTVDYQGNAWKFVDGGTCTTMELPDGRKGSPEPLSRDMAS, from the coding sequence ATGTCCACGAAGTCCACGATCAGCACCGCAATGTTGGCCGGTGCTGTGGCCGCGGCCCTGTCGTCGCTTGCAACTGCCGCACCGCTCACCGAAGCACAGGTCAAGTCCGCCATGGATGCGGGCAAGGAAAAATGCTTCGGCGTCGCACTCAAGGGCCAGAACGATTGCGCTGCCGGCCCCGGTACCACCTGCCAGGCAACCTCGACGGTCGACTACCAGGGCAACGCCTGGAAATTCGTCGATGGCGGCACCTGCACGACGATGGAACTGCCCGACGGCCGCAAGGGCTCGCCCGAACCGCTCTCCCGCGACATGGCGTCCTGA